Proteins from a genomic interval of Manduca sexta isolate Smith_Timp_Sample1 unplaced genomic scaffold, JHU_Msex_v1.0 HiC_scaffold_2267, whole genome shotgun sequence:
- the LOC115444560 gene encoding 40S ribosomal protein S20: protein MAAAVVSGKDIEKPQAEVSPIHRIRITLTSRNVRSLEKVCADLINGAKKQKLRVKGPVRMPTKILRITTRKTPCGEGSKTWDRFQMRIHKRVIDLHSPSEIVKQITSINIEPGVEVEVTIADA, encoded by the exons ATG GCAGCCGCCGTCGTGTCAGGCAAGGATATCGAGAAGCCTCAGGCAGAGGTCTCGCCAATCCACCGCATCAGGATCACGCTGACTTCGCGCAACGTGCGCTCGCTTGAGAAAGTGTGCGCTGACCTCATCAATGGCGCCAAGAAACAGAAGCTGCGTGTGAAG GGCCCAGTCCGCATGCCGACCAAGATCCTGCGCATCACAACCCGCAAGACCCCTTGTGGTGAAGGTTCCAAGACCTGGGACAGGTTCCAGATGCGCATCCACAAGCGAGTGATCGACCTGCATTCCCCCTCAGAGATTGTGAAGCAGATCACTTCCATCAACATCGAGCCTGGTGTAGAGGTTGAGGTCACCATCGCCGACGCGTAG